In the Candidatus Cloacimonas acidaminovorans str. Evry genome, one interval contains:
- the rsgA gene encoding ribosome small subunit-dependent GTPase A → MKQKDKKKTKRWTGKIKNVHLPDIEILDEIKEKAEFKASRISTKANQSYKEGLKLVQGRIMEIKSNYRYIVEINGELVTAKMSGRLKQFLYQSHTIAAVGDFVAVDVANNSDKRIEKILPRRSALIRYGKGSFQKEIILAANIDQVIITSSWRKPRFKAGLIDRYLCIVAIQNLKPIIVINKIDLLEDEQELKEQTAYYEAMGYPLICTSVVNGTGMQELKELLKNKDSVFTGHSGTGKTSLINYLEPSLNLPTAEVSDRNEKGKHTTSQSILIPWSFGGHLLDTPGIKTITLHREDKEHIPKVFPGFERLYSKCKFSDCRHINEDGCAVLEAMEEGIIPYERYDSYQYLYASL, encoded by the coding sequence ATGAAACAAAAAGATAAAAAGAAAACAAAACGCTGGACAGGTAAAATAAAAAATGTCCATCTGCCAGATATTGAAATCCTGGATGAGATTAAAGAAAAAGCAGAATTTAAGGCATCACGCATCAGCACAAAAGCAAACCAGTCCTATAAGGAAGGGCTTAAATTGGTGCAGGGCAGAATTATGGAAATTAAAAGCAACTACCGCTATATTGTAGAAATTAACGGTGAGCTGGTAACAGCTAAAATGAGCGGACGACTGAAACAGTTCTTGTATCAAAGCCATACAATTGCTGCCGTAGGAGATTTTGTTGCTGTAGATGTTGCCAATAATTCAGATAAACGCATTGAAAAAATTCTGCCCCGTCGCTCCGCTTTAATTCGTTACGGAAAAGGTAGTTTTCAAAAAGAGATTATTCTGGCTGCCAATATAGATCAGGTAATTATTACCTCTTCCTGGAGAAAACCAAGATTTAAGGCAGGACTTATAGACCGCTACCTTTGTATAGTTGCCATCCAGAATTTGAAACCCATCATCGTTATCAACAAAATAGACCTACTGGAAGATGAACAAGAACTAAAAGAACAAACTGCTTATTATGAAGCAATGGGCTATCCTCTTATTTGTACTTCTGTAGTTAACGGAACCGGTATGCAGGAATTGAAGGAATTGTTGAAAAATAAAGATTCAGTGTTTACAGGGCATTCCGGAACCGGAAAGACCTCGCTAATAAACTATTTGGAACCCTCCTTAAACCTTCCTACAGCAGAAGTTAGCGACCGCAATGAAAAAGGAAAACATACTACTTCACAATCAATATTAATTCCCTGGAGTTTTGGAGGTCATCTTTTAGATACCCCAGGAATTAAAACCATCACTTTGCATAGAGAAGATAAAGAACATATTCCTAAGGTCTTCCCCGGTTTTGAACGCTTGTATAGTAAATGCAAATTTAGCGATTGCCGTCATATTAATGAAGATGGCTGTGCCGTTTTGGAAGCGATGGAAGAAGGAATTATTCCTTATGAACGCTACGATAGCTATCAATATCTTTATGCGAGTTTATAA
- a CDS encoding NAD(+)/NADH kinase — protein sequence MQNFAVYINPEFSDKKSIYNLLEKLRNDSDINFFSIESIPDLPKELFKPLPKPANSKHIDCILVFGGDGTILKAKDLALLTGAPILGINLGYLGFLSESVLPEIASSIENLKQGKYRLLHRMLIECHLKREGKIIYEALALNDAVIHKAESPGLIHIRIKASGRYVFDTRCDGVIAATPTGSTAYSLAAGGPILAPEMKAIVLAPLNPHILAIRPMVFPATERLAMKVYGLSQPAMLQIDGQNSQTIQEGDEVFVTASERSVSFIKLSNRTFYQILRRKLNLGK from the coding sequence ATGCAGAATTTTGCGGTTTACATCAATCCTGAGTTCAGTGACAAAAAAAGCATCTATAACTTGCTGGAAAAATTAAGAAACGATTCCGACATCAATTTCTTCAGCATAGAATCTATCCCCGATTTACCGAAGGAGCTATTTAAGCCCTTACCTAAACCGGCAAACAGTAAACACATTGACTGCATCCTGGTTTTTGGCGGTGATGGAACTATCTTAAAAGCCAAGGATTTGGCTCTGTTAACCGGAGCTCCCATTTTAGGAATTAACCTTGGCTATTTGGGTTTCCTTTCCGAAAGTGTTCTTCCTGAAATTGCTTCATCCATTGAAAACCTGAAACAGGGAAAATACCGTTTACTGCATAGAATGTTAATAGAATGCCATCTGAAAAGGGAGGGGAAAATTATCTATGAAGCATTGGCATTAAATGATGCCGTTATTCATAAAGCGGAAAGTCCGGGCTTAATTCATATTCGGATTAAAGCCAGTGGACGCTATGTATTTGATACCCGTTGTGATGGAGTTATAGCAGCCACTCCTACCGGTTCAACTGCCTATTCACTTGCAGCAGGAGGTCCGATTTTAGCTCCAGAAATGAAGGCAATTGTTCTTGCTCCGCTCAATCCTCATATTTTAGCTATCAGACCTATGGTTTTTCCGGCAACGGAACGCTTGGCGATGAAGGTTTATGGCTTAAGTCAACCAGCGATGTTACAAATTGACGGTCAAAATTCACAGACCATTCAAGAAGGTGATGAGGTTTTTGTAACTGCTTCCGAGCGTAGCGTTTCCTTCATCAAGCTTTCCAATCGGACTTTCTATCAAATTCTGCGCAGGAAACTCAATTTGGGCAAGTAA